The DNA region AACTGCCGCAGATAGGACAGCGATGAGTAGCCTGTTCCGAAGTCGTCCATGGAAAGGCCGATGCCGATGCGCCTGAGCCGCGCGAGCATGCCCTCGGCCAGGGTGATGTGCTCCATGAGCACGTTCTCGGTGATCTCCAGCTTGAGCCGGCCGGGCTCCAGCCCGGACTCTTCCAGGATGGACTCCACCTCACCGATGAGCAGCGGCTGCATGAGCTGCTTGCCCGAGATATTCACGCTCACATGGGGTGCCCTGGCGTCGCGTCCGTATCTGGAAGCGATGAGCTGACCCCAGCGGATGGCGTCGGCGCAGGCGTTGGCCAGGACATCCCGGCCGATGGAGAAGATAAGCCCCGTGTCTTCGGCCAGCGGAATGAACTCATCCGGGCCGATGAAGCCAAGCCGCGAATGCTTCCAGCGCAGCAACGCCTCGAACCCGGCGATGGTTTCGTTCTCCAGGTCCACGATGGGCTGGTAGTAGACGAACAACTCGCGGGAGTCCGAGGCCTTGCGCAGATCGGTCTCCAGCTCCAGCGTACGCAGGGCTTCCTCATGCATGCGCTGGTTGAACACCTTGAAGCGGGACTTTCCATGCTCCTTGGCGCGGTACATGGCCGTGTCCGCATCGCGCAGAATGGACTCCGCCCGCTCGTACCCTTCCGTGACCAGGACGATGCCGATGGAGGCGGAGGTGAAGACCTCGTGCCCCTTGAGGTGGAACGGCGTGGAGATGTCCTTGAGAATCCGGCGGGCGATCTTCACAGCCTCCCTGGGGGCGTCGATGTCTTCCAGCAGGATGGCGAACTCGTCGCCGCCAAAACGCGCCACAGTATCCATGCCCCGGATGCTTTCCTGCAGAATGGCCGCCACCGAGGCCAGGAGATCGTCGCCAATGTCGTGGCCCAGGCTGTCGTTGATGATCTTGAAGCGGTCAAGGTCGAGGTAGAGCACCGCGAACAGATAGCCTTTCCGTCGTTTGGAGCGTTCCAGGGCCATGTGCAGATGGTCGAGAAAGAGCATCCTGTTCGGCAGATTGGTGAGCTGGTCGTGGAAGGCCTGGTGCTTGAGCTCGCTTTCCGTTGCCTTGCGCAGGGTAATGTCTTCCAACGAGCCCTCATAGTAGAGCGTCTCACCATTCTTATCCACAACCTTGCGCGCATTCTCCGAGACCCAGATGATGCTGCCGTCCTTTCTGCGAACCTCGGAGACGAAGTCCTTGATCTCGCCGTCGCGTTCGATTGCCTCCAGGAACTTGCCCCGGGCCTTGGGCTCCACGTAAAGCTGGCTGTGGATGTCCGAGACCGAGCCGATGAACTCGTCCGGGCTCTCATAGCCGAAAATGCGCCCCAGGGCCGGGTTTGCACTGAGGATGCAGCCCTCGGGCGTGGTCTGGTAGATGCCCTCGATGGCGTTCTCGAAGATGGCGCGGTACTTGGCCTCGGCCTTGCGCAGGGCCTCGCCCACCACGGAGCGTTCCGCCGCCTCCAGCTTGAGCTGGACATTGGCGCGGCGCAGCTCGATGGTTCGTTCCTCCACCTTCTGCTCCAGCAGCTCGTGGGTGCGGCGGGTGGTCTCCTCGGCCTGGCGGCGGTCCGTGATATCGCGCACGATGCAGATAACGCTCATGGTTGCGCCGATGCTCACCGTGGAGATGGTCACCTCTACGGGGATCAGCTCGCCATCGCTGCGCACGACCTCGATCTCCCTGTTGCCGCGCTGCGGCCCCCTGCTGCTGTCCGCGTCCTGGCAGGCCACGAGACGGCCGAAGTCCTCACCCAAAAGCTTGCTCACGGTGCGGCTTTCGATGTCCGCTGACGAGAGCCCGAACATATTGAGCAGCACGGGGTTGTAGCGGGTGATGTTGCCTTCCTGGTCGCACACGAGCAGGCCGTTGGCCATGTTGTTCATGATTGCGGACAGATAGGTGAGCGTTTCCTGGAGCTCGTTGGTGGCGTGCTCCACCCGAGCCTCGAGCTCGTCGAAAAGCTCCGCAAGATCGTCGGCCATGGACTGCATGGACCGCGAGAGCATGCCGACCTCGTCGTTGGAGCGGATCTCGATGCGCGAGTTGAAGTCGTGGGCGGCCACGCGTTTTGCGTACTCCGCCAGACGGATAAGAGGCTTGGAGATGTTGCGCGTGAACAGGAAGGCCACGGCCACGCTGGACAGGAAAACAAGGAGCGTGGCTATCTGATAGCGGTAGATGCCGCTGCGGATGTAGTCGGTTATTCGGCTGTGGTCCATGCCGATATGGACCCAACCTCCCACGCCGGCGAGAATGGGATAGGCGGCGTGTATGTACGAGGAATCGCCCACCTTGATTATCTCCAAGTGGGGCTCCAGGGCCAGATCCTTGCGCTGAGTCAGGGAGGTGTACAGCTCCACGATGGGCTGCGGCACCTTTGGCGCAAAGGTGTGGGCGAGGACCTCGCCCTTGTTGTCGGTAACCAGGACGTAGGAAACGCCCTCGATGTGAAGATACTGGTCGATACGCGCCTGCACCATGGCGGCGTCGCGCGCCAGGATCTT from Oceanidesulfovibrio marinus includes:
- a CDS encoding EAL domain-containing protein, producing MDPEFRQSKNMDNSEAGGPGWQAAPAVRGQRESMDEDPWTSRSRLFHKTLLFMIVVFGVIATVSSLLTAFLLDSRLTDEYESKAIALAGSLAESDIDKILARDAAMVQARIDQYLHIEGVSYVLVTDNKGEVLAHTFAPKVPQPIVELYTSLTQRKDLALEPHLEIIKVGDSSYIHAAYPILAGVGGWVHIGMDHSRITDYIRSGIYRYQIATLLVFLSSVAVAFLFTRNISKPLIRLAEYAKRVAAHDFNSRIEIRSNDEVGMLSRSMQSMADDLAELFDELEARVEHATNELQETLTYLSAIMNNMANGLLVCDQEGNITRYNPVLLNMFGLSSADIESRTVSKLLGEDFGRLVACQDADSSRGPQRGNREIEVVRSDGELIPVEVTISTVSIGATMSVICIVRDITDRRQAEETTRRTHELLEQKVEERTIELRRANVQLKLEAAERSVVGEALRKAEAKYRAIFENAIEGIYQTTPEGCILSANPALGRIFGYESPDEFIGSVSDIHSQLYVEPKARGKFLEAIERDGEIKDFVSEVRRKDGSIIWVSENARKVVDKNGETLYYEGSLEDITLRKATESELKHQAFHDQLTNLPNRMLFLDHLHMALERSKRRKGYLFAVLYLDLDRFKIINDSLGHDIGDDLLASVAAILQESIRGMDTVARFGGDEFAILLEDIDAPREAVKIARRILKDISTPFHLKGHEVFTSASIGIVLVTEGYERAESILRDADTAMYRAKEHGKSRFKVFNQRMHEEALRTLELETDLRKASDSRELFVYYQPIVDLENETIAGFEALLRWKHSRLGFIGPDEFIPLAEDTGLIFSIGRDVLANACADAIRWGQLIASRYGRDARAPHVSVNISGKQLMQPLLIGEVESILEESGLEPGRLKLEITENVLMEHITLAEGMLARLRRIGIGLSMDDFGTGYSSLSYLRQFPIDTIKIDKDFISAAITDKESEAIVSTVVTLGRSLGLDVIAEGVETPEHLALLRMHGCRYAQGYLFSKPVPPAEAEAMLLEGFASLTV